In the Dioscorea cayenensis subsp. rotundata cultivar TDr96_F1 chromosome 12, TDr96_F1_v2_PseudoChromosome.rev07_lg8_w22 25.fasta, whole genome shotgun sequence genome, one interval contains:
- the LOC120273353 gene encoding nicotianamine synthase-like, with product MVNQEEMLIQTVTEIYAKISVLPCLKPSMEVNELFTELVLACIPPSSIDVNKLSDEVQGMRSKLIELCGEAEGLLESHYSAILGAFENPIEHLSIFPYYQNYIKLSLLEYTMLARHAATLPSRVAFIGSGPLPMTSIVLAMRHLPATRFVNYDMDSDANELGKRLIAGDGDLSARMITRTANVLSVTDELREFDVVFLAALVGMDREEKARVLEHIQNYMAPGALLMLRSVHGARSFLYPVIDACRDLHGFELLSVYHPMDEVINTVIVARKVTAAVPVNLVDQSAPSGTVAMLPCKCSEFQIFNPLGHGSMLEELALEGQQS from the coding sequence ATGGTGAACCAAGAAGAGATGTTGATTCAGACAGTGACTGAAATCTATGCAAAGATCTCAGTGCTGCCGTGTCTCAAGCCATCGATGGAGGTAAACGAGCTCTTCACTGAATTAGTGCTGGCATGCATCCCTCCGAGCTCCATCGATGTGAACAAGCTCAGCGATGAAGTTCAAGGGATGAGATCAAAGCTCATTGAACTTTGTGGAGAGGCTGAAGGTTTGCTTGAGAGCCATTACTCTGCAATTCTCGGCGCCTTTGAGAATCCAATTGAGCATCTGAGCATCTTCCCATACTACCAGAATTACATCAAGCTGAGCCTGTTGGAGTACACTATGTTAGCTCGGCATGCAGCTACGCTGCCGTCCCGTGTGGCTTTTATCGGCTCTGGTCCATTACCAATGACTTCAATCGTGCTCGCCATGCGCCACCTCCCTGCCACCAGGTTCGTGAACTATGATATGGATTCAGATGCTAATGAGCTTGGGAAACGCCTTATCGCTGGAGACGGGGACCTCTCCGCACGCATGATTACACGTACAGCGAATGTTCTCAGTGTGACCGATGAGCTCAGGGAGTTCGACGTTGTGTTCTTGGCTGCGCTTGTGGGCATGGACAGAGAGGAAAAGGCGAGAGTCTTGGAGCATATACAGAATTACATGGCACCGGGTGCGCTGCTCATGCTGCGTAGTGTGCACGGTGCACGCTCATTTCTCTACCCTGTCATCGACGCATGCCGTGATTTACATGGGTTTGAATTGTTATCTGTTTATCATCCAATGGATGAAGTTATAAACACGGTAATCGTTGCGCGCAAGGTGACTGCTGCCGTTCCGGTGAATTTAGTCGATCAGAGCGCACCGTCAGGGACAGTGGCAATGCTGCCATGCAAGTGCTCGGAGTTTCAGATATTCAATCCTCTTGGGCATGGCAGCATGCTGGAGGAGCTGGCTCTTGAAGGTCAGCAATCttga